The Coregonus clupeaformis isolate EN_2021a chromosome 18, ASM2061545v1, whole genome shotgun sequence genome has a segment encoding these proteins:
- the LOC121573605 gene encoding metaxin-3-like: protein MAASMELRCWGGDWGLPSVHTDSLIVLAYANFSGAKLTVTPIDWTWRTLTGAVPELVCQGSTVTEPAQILNFLRKQRFNADYELSARQGADTMAYIALLEEKLRPALLHTFWVDAENYANLTRPWFASHSPFPLNFLVPGRHANTALSRILLTKGESPLHTITEVEGKIYSEAKECLNLLSHRLGTAYYFFGNTPSSLDAFVFGSVAPLHKASLPSSPLQSHLRQLDNLQRFCDHILNAHFSSHPGSPQSVHETVDANLQKLTQLVNKESNLIEKMDHNLRSSPQHKPLRADPRSRPSLGNDKSSTPA from the exons ATGGCGGCTTCCATGGAGCTGAGATGCTGGGGAGGTGATTGGGGTTTGCCTTCAGTACACACAGATTCCCTCATAGTGCTG gCTTATGCCAATTTCTCTGGAGCCAAACTCACTGTTACACCCATAGACTGGACGTGGAGGACATTGACAG GCGCAGTGCCAGAGTTGGTCTGCCAGGGATCCACAGTAACCGAACCTGCTCAGATTCTCAACTTCCTGAGAAAACAA AGGTTTAATGCAGACTATGAGTTGTCGGCGAGGCAGGGAGCAGACACCATGGCTTACATTGCTCTGCTGGAGGAGAAACTACGACCAGCTCTG TTACACACGTTCTGGGTGGATGCTGAGAACTATGCTAACCTGACTCGGCCGTGGTTCGCCTCCCACTCTCCCTTCCCCCTCAACTTCCTGGTCCCTGGTCGCCATGCCAACACGGCCCTGTCCCGGATCCTGCTGACCAAGGGAGAGTCCCCTCTACACACCATCACTGAGGTGGAGGGAAAG ATTTACAGTGAAGCGAAGGAGTGTCTGAATCTTCTCTCCCACAGATTGGGGACGGCCTACTACTTCTTTGGGAACAC GCCGTCCAGCCTGGATGCGTTTGTGTTTGGCTCTGTAGCTCCCCTCCACAAGGCCAGTCTACCCAGCAGCCCTCTGCAGAGCCACCTCAGACAGCTGGACAACCTCCAACGCTTCTGTGACCACATACTCAACGCTCACTTCAGCAGTCATCCCG GGTCTCCCCAGTCTGTTCATGAGACAGTGGATGCCAACCTTCAGAAACTCACTCAGCTTGTTAATAAAGAGTCCAACCTCATAGAGAAG ATGGATCACAACCTGAGAAGCAGCCCTCAGCACAAACCCCTCAGAGCAGACCCCAGATCCAGACCCAGCTTGGGCAACGACAAGAGCTCTACCCCTGCCTAA